Proteins from a genomic interval of Capsicum annuum cultivar UCD-10X-F1 chromosome 4, UCD10Xv1.1, whole genome shotgun sequence:
- the LOC124897829 gene encoding uncharacterized protein LOC124897829 isoform X2, whose product MSDGETAHTARSSTKSPTRSNAVESSSKEFEESMNRKEPTFDGSPRAAQSEQWGAESVFSGDKSFDESGWGTFDTDHDVDAAWDINAAAR is encoded by the exons ATGAGTGATGGGGAGACTGCCCATACAGCAAGAAGTTCCACTAAAAGTCCAACCAGGAGTAACGCAGTTGAGAGTTCGTCAAAAGAATTTGAAGAATCAATGAATAGGAAGGAGCCTACTTTTGATGGTTCTCCCCGTGCTGCCCAAAG TGAACAATGGGGAGCTGAATCTGTGTTCTCTGGGGACAAAAGTTTTGATGAATCTGGTTGGGGTACATTTGATACAGACCATGATGTAGATGCTGCGTGGGACATCAATGCTGCTGCTAG GTGA
- the LOC124897829 gene encoding uncharacterized protein LOC124897829 isoform X1, producing the protein MRTLWDEFDALMPSPRCNCSESRSYAKHFDYQGVLQFLMGLNETYSQCQSQILLMTPIPSINKVYSMIVDHESQRFIASSSSISQVTDTLDTTAFFTNNPGHKNKGVYLGPASSGSSNPAKTAGSYKGRKPASNYRGAPQKRSPVVCNFCGYNGHTREQCFKLIGYPLDWPKSKKNGEGQYAHQVGKVAPYTYPDSGYSMDTHCTSDQLSQSSAVQNI; encoded by the coding sequence ATGAGAACTCTATGGGATGAATTTGATGCACTTATGCCCTCTCCAAGATGTAATTGTTCTGAGTCTAGAAGTTATGCAAAACACTTTGATTACCAAGGGGTTTTGCAGTTCCTCATGGGTCTTAATGAGACATACTCTCAGTGTCAAAGCCAGATTCTGCTAATGACACCTATTCCATCCATCAACAAGGTCTATTCCATGATTGTAGACCATGAAAGTCAGCGGTTCATAGCTTCTAGTTCTTCCATTAGTCAGGTTACTGATACATTAGATACAACAGCCTTTTTTACAAACAATCCAGGACACAAAAACAAAGGAGTGTATCTGGGACCTGCTAGCTCGGGTTCTAGCAATCCAGCTAAGACTGCGGGAAGTTATAAAGGCAGGAAACCTGCATCTAATTACAGAGGTGCTCCACAGAAAAGGTCCCCGGTGGTTTGTAATTTTTGTGGGTATAATGGTCACACAAGGGAACAATGTTTTAAACTGATTGGTTATCCCTTAGACTGGCCTAAATCTAAGAAGAATGGAGAAGGACAGTACGCACACCAAGTAGGGAAGGTTGCTCCTTATACTTATCCTGATTCTGGATACTCTATGGACACACACTGTACAAGTGATCAGCTGTCTCAGTCTAGTGCAGTACAAAATATATAA